From the genome of Anopheles moucheti chromosome 3, idAnoMoucSN_F20_07, whole genome shotgun sequence, one region includes:
- the LOC128301677 gene encoding zinc finger CCCH domain-containing protein 11A-like: MDLPRNLHDCYFFYYSTCKKGTNCEYRHEPAALGHEKTCKLWAEGKCYNRTCTMRHMKIEKPRSATPCFWEDQPGGCRKPHCVFQHKMPKPAQPTTSNVGVPVQPAAAAAAANAAAAHLMHSTSAAVVLDYNYATLLPRII, translated from the coding sequence ATGGACCTTCCGAGGAATCTGCACGATTGCTACTTTTTCTACTACTCGACATGTAAAAAGGGTACGAACTGCGAGTATCGCCACGAGCCGGCGGCACTCGGGCACGAGAAAACCTGCAAGCTGTGGGCGGAGGGCAAGTGTTACAATCGCACCTGTACCATGCGCCACATGAAGATCGAGAAGCCGCGCTCGGCCACGCCGTGCTTCTGGGAGGATCAGCCGGGCGGCTGCCGTAAGCCGCACTGCGTGTTTCAGCACAAGATGCCGAAGCCCGCGCAGCCTACGACGAGCAATGTGGGCGTTCCGGTGCAACCGgccgctgctgccgccgccgcAAACGCTGCCGCTGCCCATCTCATGCACTCGACTTCGGCCGCCGTCGTACTGGACTACAACTATGCCACCTTGCTGCCGAGAATCATCTAA
- the LOC128301676 gene encoding E3 ubiquitin-protein ligase PPP1R11-like: MSAETPTGAGRAITETILQDESIPGTSSSNHQEPPVLRLRLQKPRNGKKVQWTNGTVDNEHMNKKKSKCCCIYVKPRAFGESSSESEDECEHCFGHVELKKKNQKVPLMPGEGDNGDNGDDDGDANHSDDIAGSSRGPAANSRSSQPSTVSSGE, translated from the exons ATGAGCGCAGAAACTCCCACCGGAGCTGGCCGAGCCATCACAGAAACAATTCTGCAGGATGAGTCGATTCCCGGCACGAGCAGCAGTAACCACCAG GAACCACCAGTATTACGGTTACGGTTGCAAAAGCCTCGCAATGGCAAGAAAGTACAATGGACTAATGGAACCGTAGATAATGAGCATATGAATAAGAAAAAGTCCAAATGCTGTTGTATCTATGTTAAACCACGCGCTTTCGGCGAAAGCTCTTCCGAAAGTGAGGATGAGTGTGAACATTGCTTTGGTCATGTTGAGCtgaagaaaaagaaccagAAAGTACCACTGATGCCTGGGGAAGGGGACAATGGCGACAATGGCGACGACGATGGAGATGCAAACCATTCGGATGATATTGCTGGATCTTCCAGGGGACCGGCGGCAAACAGCAGATCAAGCCAACCTTCAACGGTATCAAGTGGAGAATAG
- the LOC128301675 gene encoding succinate--hydroxymethylglutarate CoA-transferase produces the protein MLLKYLRPTVVNYGMHRRNYSSAITAEGGKQFPLEGIRILDLTRIVAGPYCTMVLGDLGAEVYKIERPFEGDESRKWGPPFMRNSTDSVYFMAANRNKKSVCVNLKTGRDVIYELAKKCDVLVENYVPGKLDALGLGYDKLKKIAPSLVYCSITGFGSEGPYKTKPGYDVIAASMGGLLHITGSENGPPAKVGIAITDIATGLYAHGAILAALLQRHRTGRGQKIDVNLFSTQVACLINMASNYLNAGKEAKRWGTAHESIVPYEAFKTSTGYITLGCGSDAQFISLCRLLGMEELVQDERFVNNRTRVTHRKELIAILSDILQSKSSSEWMDVFESASFPVGPINSMKEVFEDRHVQAIGIVKTLPHPLAGEVKLVGPPVVYGEAKNEITSIPPQLGQHTDEVLRNLLGYGDTEMGRLRKAKIIQ, from the coding sequence ATGTTGCTTAAATACCTGCGTCCCACTGTGGTGAACTATGGCATGCACCGTAGGAATTATAGCTCAGCAATCACTGCTGAAGGTGGCAAACAGTTTCCGCTCGAAGGAATCCGAATCCTTGATTTGACGCGCATCGTTGCCGGCCCGTACTGTACCATGGTGCTGGGTGATCTCGGCGCCGAGGTGTACAAGATCGAGCGCCCATTCGAGGGTGATGAATCCCGCAAATGGGGTCCACCGTTCATGCGCAATTCGACGGATTCTGTGTACTTCATGGCAGCGAATCGCAACAAGAAGAGTGTTTGCGTGAATTTGAAAACAGGTCGCGATGTGATCTACGAGCTGGCAAAGAAGTGCGACGTTCTGGTGGAAAACTATGTGCCTGGGAAGTTGGATGCGTTGGGGCTGGGTTACGATAAGCTGAAAAAAATTGCTCCCTCACTGGTGTACTGTTCCATAACGGGCTTCGGATCGGAGGGACCgtacaaaaccaaacccggATACGATGTCATCGCAGCATCGATGGGCGGGCTGCTTCACATTACCGGAAGTGAAAATGGACCACCGGCCAAGGTCGGAATAGCTATTACAGACATCGCCACTGGACTGTATGCCCATGGAGCAATATTAGCAGCACTTTTACAGCGACATCGAACCGGACGGGGACAAAAAATCGACGTGAATCTGTTTTCCACCCAAGTCGCTTGCTTAATTAATATGGCAAGCAATTATCTGAATGCGGGCAAGGAAGCGAAACGCTGGGGAACGGCTCATGAGAGTATTGTTCCGTATGAGGCATTTAAAACGAGTACCGGTTATATTACGCTCGGTTGCGGAAGCGATGCCCAGTTTATCTCGCTTTGTCGTTTGCTGGGAATGGAAGAATTAGTTCAGGACGAACGGTTTGTGAACAATCGAACGCGTGTCACACATCGGAAAGAGCTGATCGCCATTCTTTCGGACATTCTGCAAAGCAAATCTTCCTCGGAATGGATGGACGTTTTTGAAAGCGCTTCGTTTCCTGTCGGTCCGATCAACAGTATGAAGGAAGTGTTTGAGGATCGCCATGTACAGGCTATTGGAATAGTTAAGACGCTTCCCCATCCGTTAGCGGGTGAAGTGAAGCTTGTTGGTCCACCAGTAGTGTACGGGGAGGCCAAGAATGAAATTACATCCATTCCACCACAGCTGGGCCAACATACGGACGAGGTGCTACGCAATCTGCTAGGTTATGGGGACACCGAAATGGGACGTTTGCGGAAAGCAAAAATTATACAATAA
- the LOC128301617 gene encoding F-box/WD repeat-containing protein 5 isoform X1 translates to MDETIDHVPMADSSDGQMEHDRVRNSVQSNSSFSSSYSDQDADDGTYIDNSPWVFMPEPLFIKIFLQLQARDVLNAGQCCKRWYKLSKDDYIWRKYFRKEFNVDASIPLKRGAESWRAEYRRLTNNVPMVMTDVLTFHSHQVLHVSFSHNGKMFATCSKDGFVIVWNSAYPSTIRDSYDMRKLSWKYTQFSQFNQSDTLLLVSGVHFGSPHSTSGEIAVFTVQNGFNLKCRVTNRPYDIFGTWFSDQHLLSGDLSWLAHLVSSSILWLNKANQEVDSEHTPVRSQMYKFYNRNASSIRAIMVANCPWLSDETEGKRDNGKDLGTEQKSCDEEPSTSGGDRRAGNPLSHYQMNQDVDSDDEQEEGADDGQEQRATEDVPYQLLLGDQADYASPIQYLDEFRQEYEESYYESSDDCLGDDEDDADEEELSEGEDDLENLCPKYLIFSTGSKTYTPHQIGFKRITSVNFPRRLDPGPSLRERIALRDRQRELQVIMAEMSPEEIRLQYILQNEEPPNEPNWANYEAVAGRFDKVDKLIDLHGHIIGMGLSPDHRYLYVNSRPWPKSCVIRNPLDPPAIAQEIDIHVIDLMTLKKVGKMLRAHKAYTPNTECFFIFLDVCDNYVASGAEDMHAYLWDRYYGVCLAKYQHVDVVNSVAFNPRDNEMLVTTSDDYEIKIWRSISKAQKLGIPTVNRASEFRKQKNNRPPPQPQQHQHGMRSFV, encoded by the exons ATGGATGAAACAATTGACCATGTACCGATGGCCGACAGCAGCGATGGCCAGATGGAGCACGATCGCGTTCGGAACAGTGTGCAATCGAATAGCTCGTTTAGCTCATCGTACAGCGATCAGGATGCTGACGACGGAACGTACATAGACAACAGTCCATGGGTGTTTATGCCAGAACCGCTGTTCATCAAAATTTTCCTACAGCTTCAGGCTCGTGATGTCTTGAACGCTGGCCAATGTTGCAAGCGGTGGTACAAACTGTCCAAGGATGACTACATATGGCGGAAGTACTTCCGCAAAGAGTTTAATGTGGATGCATCAATTCCGTTGAAAAGAG GTGCGGAATCTTGGCGAGCAGAGTACCGACGTTTGACGAATAATGTACCGATGGTCATGACGGATGTCCTGACCTTCCATTCACACCAAGTGCTACACGTTAGCTTTTCACACAAcgggaaaatgtttgccacatGCTCTAAGGATGGGTTTGTGATT GTGTGGAATTCGGCTTACCCGTCGACGATACGGGATTCTTACGACATGCGTAAGCTTAGCTGGAAATATACTCAATTTTCACAGTTCAATCAAAGCGACACGCTGTTGCTTGTGTCCGGAGTTCATTTTGGTTCGCCACACAGCACTTCCGGCGAGATTGCGGTGTTCACTGTACAAA ACGGCTTCAACCTGAAGTGTCGGGTGACGAATCGACCTTACGACATATTCGGTACGTGGTTCAGCGATCAACATTTACTGTCCGGAGATCTTAGCTGGTTGGCGCACTTGGTCAGCTCGTCGATACTTTGGCTCAATAAAGCGAACCAGGAGGTTGATTCCGAGCATACGCCAGTACGAAGTCAGATGTACAAATTCTACAACCGCAATGCCAGCTCGATACGTGCGATTATGGTCGCCAACTGTCCCTGGTTGAGCGATGAAACTGAGGGGAAAAGAGATAATGGAAAAGATTTGGGTACCGAGCAGAAATCATGCGACGAGGAACCCAGCACCAGTGGCGGGGATCGTCGTGCGGGAAATCCGCTTTCTCATTACCAGATGAATCAGGACGTAGACTCCGACGATGAACAGGAAGAAGGAGCGGATGATG GTCAGGAACAAAGGGCTACAGAGGATGTACCGTACCAGTTGCTTCTTGGTGATCAGGCAGACTATGCCAGTCCGATACAGTATCTGGATGAATTTCGCCAGGAGTACGAGGAATCGTACTACGAATCATCGGACGACTGTCTGGGGGACGACGAGGACGATGCCGACGAGGAAGAGCTGTCCGAAGGAGAGGACGATTTGGAAAATCTCTGCCCCAAGTATCTGATATTTTCCACCGGTTCAAAGACATACACGCCGCATCAGATAGGATTCAAGCGCATCACGAGCGTGAACTTTCCACGGCGTCTCGATCCGGGACCGTCACTACGTGAGCGCATAGCGTTACGCGATCGGCAGCGTGAACTACAGGTAATTATGGCCGAGATGTCACCGGAAGAAATCCGCCTGCAGTATATCTTACAGAATGAGGAGCCTCCGAATGAACCGAACTGGGCGAACTATGAAGCAGTTGCCGGCCGCTTCGACAAGGTGGACAAGCTGATTGATCTACACGGGCACATCATCGGGATGGGGCTGAGTCCGGACCATCGCTATCTGTACGTGAACAGCCGACCGTGGCCGAAAAGTTGTGTCATTCGTAACCCACTCGACCCGCCGGCAATCGCACAGGAGATCGACATACATGTTATAGATTTGATGACACTTAAGAAGGTGGGCAAGATGCTGCGTGCCCATAAAGCGTATACACCGAATACGGAGTGTTTCTTTATCTTTCTGGACGTCTGTGATAATTATGTGGCCAG CGGTGCGGAAGACATGCATGCCTACCTTTGGGATCGTTATTATGGCGTGTGTTTGGCAAAGTACCAACACGTTGACGTGGTGAACAGTGTAGCGTTTAACCCACGTGACAACGAGATGCTTGTGACTACCAGTGATGACTATGAGATAAAG ATATGGCGATCAATTTCGAAAGCGCAAAAGTTGGGCATACCAACGGTGAACCGAGCTTCGGAATTTCGCAAACAGAAGAACAATCGTCCTCCACCGcaaccgcagcaacatcagcatgGTATGCGATCGTTTGTGTAG
- the LOC128301617 gene encoding F-box/WD repeat-containing protein 5 isoform X2 — MDETIDHVPMADSSDGQMEHDRVRNSVQSNSSFSSSYSDQDADDGTYIDNSPWVFMPEPLFIKIFLQLQARDVLNAGQCCKRWYKLSKDDYIWRKYFRKEFNVDASIPLKRGAESWRAEYRRLTNNVPMVMTDVLTFHSHQVLHVSFSHNGKMFATCSKDGFVIVWNSAYPSTIRDSYDMRKLSWKYTQFSQFNQSDTLLLVSGVHFGSPHSTSGEIAVFTVQNGFNLKCRVTNRPYDIFGTWFSDQHLLSGDLSWLAHLVSSSILWLNKANQEVDSEHTPVRSQMYKFYNRNASSIRAIMVANCPWLSDETEGKRDNGKDLGTEQKSCDEEPSTSGGDRRAGNPLSHYQMNQDVDSDDEQEEGADDGQEQRATEDVPYQLLLGDQADYASPIQYLDEFRQEYEESYYESSDDCLGDDEDDADEEELSEGEDDLENLCPKYLIFSTGSKTYTPHQIGFKRITSVNFPRRLDPGPSLRERIALRDRQRELQNEEPPNEPNWANYEAVAGRFDKVDKLIDLHGHIIGMGLSPDHRYLYVNSRPWPKSCVIRNPLDPPAIAQEIDIHVIDLMTLKKVGKMLRAHKAYTPNTECFFIFLDVCDNYVASGAEDMHAYLWDRYYGVCLAKYQHVDVVNSVAFNPRDNEMLVTTSDDYEIKIWRSISKAQKLGIPTVNRASEFRKQKNNRPPPQPQQHQHGMRSFV; from the exons ATGGATGAAACAATTGACCATGTACCGATGGCCGACAGCAGCGATGGCCAGATGGAGCACGATCGCGTTCGGAACAGTGTGCAATCGAATAGCTCGTTTAGCTCATCGTACAGCGATCAGGATGCTGACGACGGAACGTACATAGACAACAGTCCATGGGTGTTTATGCCAGAACCGCTGTTCATCAAAATTTTCCTACAGCTTCAGGCTCGTGATGTCTTGAACGCTGGCCAATGTTGCAAGCGGTGGTACAAACTGTCCAAGGATGACTACATATGGCGGAAGTACTTCCGCAAAGAGTTTAATGTGGATGCATCAATTCCGTTGAAAAGAG GTGCGGAATCTTGGCGAGCAGAGTACCGACGTTTGACGAATAATGTACCGATGGTCATGACGGATGTCCTGACCTTCCATTCACACCAAGTGCTACACGTTAGCTTTTCACACAAcgggaaaatgtttgccacatGCTCTAAGGATGGGTTTGTGATT GTGTGGAATTCGGCTTACCCGTCGACGATACGGGATTCTTACGACATGCGTAAGCTTAGCTGGAAATATACTCAATTTTCACAGTTCAATCAAAGCGACACGCTGTTGCTTGTGTCCGGAGTTCATTTTGGTTCGCCACACAGCACTTCCGGCGAGATTGCGGTGTTCACTGTACAAA ACGGCTTCAACCTGAAGTGTCGGGTGACGAATCGACCTTACGACATATTCGGTACGTGGTTCAGCGATCAACATTTACTGTCCGGAGATCTTAGCTGGTTGGCGCACTTGGTCAGCTCGTCGATACTTTGGCTCAATAAAGCGAACCAGGAGGTTGATTCCGAGCATACGCCAGTACGAAGTCAGATGTACAAATTCTACAACCGCAATGCCAGCTCGATACGTGCGATTATGGTCGCCAACTGTCCCTGGTTGAGCGATGAAACTGAGGGGAAAAGAGATAATGGAAAAGATTTGGGTACCGAGCAGAAATCATGCGACGAGGAACCCAGCACCAGTGGCGGGGATCGTCGTGCGGGAAATCCGCTTTCTCATTACCAGATGAATCAGGACGTAGACTCCGACGATGAACAGGAAGAAGGAGCGGATGATG GTCAGGAACAAAGGGCTACAGAGGATGTACCGTACCAGTTGCTTCTTGGTGATCAGGCAGACTATGCCAGTCCGATACAGTATCTGGATGAATTTCGCCAGGAGTACGAGGAATCGTACTACGAATCATCGGACGACTGTCTGGGGGACGACGAGGACGATGCCGACGAGGAAGAGCTGTCCGAAGGAGAGGACGATTTGGAAAATCTCTGCCCCAAGTATCTGATATTTTCCACCGGTTCAAAGACATACACGCCGCATCAGATAGGATTCAAGCGCATCACGAGCGTGAACTTTCCACGGCGTCTCGATCCGGGACCGTCACTACGTGAGCGCATAGCGTTACGCGATCGGCAGCGTGAACTACAG AATGAGGAGCCTCCGAATGAACCGAACTGGGCGAACTATGAAGCAGTTGCCGGCCGCTTCGACAAGGTGGACAAGCTGATTGATCTACACGGGCACATCATCGGGATGGGGCTGAGTCCGGACCATCGCTATCTGTACGTGAACAGCCGACCGTGGCCGAAAAGTTGTGTCATTCGTAACCCACTCGACCCGCCGGCAATCGCACAGGAGATCGACATACATGTTATAGATTTGATGACACTTAAGAAGGTGGGCAAGATGCTGCGTGCCCATAAAGCGTATACACCGAATACGGAGTGTTTCTTTATCTTTCTGGACGTCTGTGATAATTATGTGGCCAG CGGTGCGGAAGACATGCATGCCTACCTTTGGGATCGTTATTATGGCGTGTGTTTGGCAAAGTACCAACACGTTGACGTGGTGAACAGTGTAGCGTTTAACCCACGTGACAACGAGATGCTTGTGACTACCAGTGATGACTATGAGATAAAG ATATGGCGATCAATTTCGAAAGCGCAAAAGTTGGGCATACCAACGGTGAACCGAGCTTCGGAATTTCGCAAACAGAAGAACAATCGTCCTCCACCGcaaccgcagcaacatcagcatgGTATGCGATCGTTTGTGTAG
- the LOC128303455 gene encoding solute carrier organic anion transporter family member 74D has product MKSNQLCGISCWHPAWLQRFATPRSFIMVYGFLGTVQAMAYIYFVITLTTLEKRFKIPSSTTGIILSGNEISQILLSLILSYVGGHRNRPRWIAWGVVFCALSCFILALPHFIYGAGDEALQLTKEYIREREEDEARIRSHQNYTIMVKSTNRLCLDTSSPKECLETISVVPLILIFLSQFVLGIGNTLYYSLGQTYLDDNTKKTNTPLMLAYASSLRTFGPVVGFALGYFALKIYIDPTKTPIIDSSDPRWLGAWWLGWILLGVAMIIFAILIGMFPKEIPKKSKSVESNKTRPHSTVPVILMNDAEAFGKEKESLSKRQQRTVSENASEFAESIVEFPQLKDFPLALMRLLKNKLLMFNILSGIFYILGSSGYITFLSKYIEVQFHKSTANATVITGPITLFGMVAGFLISGIVISKKKPSPKKLLFWNVIVGAGYIAGQISYLFLTCPDGTMPLVKGRLNLTTDCNSHCHCDGIPYSPICQEDTGITFFSACHAGCDRWHMAEKYYDSCSCQNENYSPITKLPWDRSATTQYTRTTNPYDSNANTPGASQGTTTQSWTTSTTIGTSSSTFEQPDATLPNIGADAIKLLAGNEPVVNYTLSHDELKEDPNPAHTDGPDEQSETAGKTDEVEDAETTLPPLTEGNSEDATEPPVELSRRRKRAVDEQQYTTTTTSSPPDSILYTAKLIPGACIKGCAMGFYLFSIISSIINCLGASGRIGNLLVNYRCVSKQDKSFTQGLILMMISLFALIPGPIIYGRIIDSTCLVWTEECGKRGNCQLYDQKLFRYYINITALCLTSVGVFFDGLVWWYGKTLDLYGEREIAEQQQRQQQQQQQNNKVHPEPISNHAFKHDT; this is encoded by the exons ATGAAGTCCAACCAGCTTTGCGGTATATCCTGCTGGCATCCGGCCTGGCTGCAGCGGTTCGCCACGCCACGATCGTTTATCATGGTGTACGGGTTTCTCGGGACCGTGCAAGCGATGGCATACATCTACTTCGTCATCACGCTCACCACGCTGGAGAAACGATTCAAAATACCTTCCTCGACCACCG GTATCATCCTGAGTGGTAACGAAATATCTCAGATCCTACTATCTCTCATACTGTCGTACGTCGGCGGCCATCGGAACCGGCCACGGTGGATTGCCTGGGGCGTGGTGTTTTGTGCCCTGTCCTGTTTCATTCTCGCTCTCCCACACTTCATCTACGGTGCCGGCGATGAGGCACTGCAACTTACCAAGGAGTACATCCGCGAACGGGAGGAGGACGAAGCACGCATACGATCGCACCAAAACTACACGATCATGGTGAAGAGCACTAACCGGCTGTGTTTGGATACGTCGTCACCGAAGGAATGCCTCGAAACAATATCGGTCGTACCGCTGATACTGATCTTCCTGTCCCAGTTCGTGCTCGGCATCGGCAACACACTGTACTATTCGCTTGGCCAAACGTACTTGGATGACAACACGAAGAAAACCAACACACCGCTAATGTTGGCGTATGCGTCCTCTCTGCGCACCTTCGGACCGGTCGTTGGATTCGCACTCG gatACTTCGCACTTAAGATCTACATTGATCCCACCAAGACACCGATTATCGATAGCTCCGATCCACGCTGGCTGGGTGCATGGTGGCTGGGCTGGATACTGCTCGGTGTTGCCATGATCATCTTCGCCATTCTTATCGGCATGTTTCCAAAGGAGATACCGAAAAAGAGCAAATCGGTGGAATCCAACAAAACGCGACCACATTCCACCGTGCCGGTCATTTTGATGAACGATGCGGAAGCGTTCGGCAAGGAGAAAGAAAGTCTTAGCAAGCGGCAACAGCGCACCGTGTCGGAGAACGCATCCGAGTTTGCCGAAAGCATTGTGGAGTTCCCGCAGCTGAAAG ACTTTCCTCTAGCGCTGATGCGACTTCTGAAGAACAAGCTGCTCATGTTCAACATCCTTTCCGGCATATTCTATATTCTCGGCTCTAGCGGTTACATCACGTTCCTGAGCAAGTACATCGAGGTGCAGTTCCATAAATCCACTGCGAACGCGACTGTCATAACCGGGCCAATAACGCTCTTCGGTATGGTGGCAGGATTTTTGATATCCGGCATTGTGATATCGAAGAAAAAGCCTTCGCCCAAAAAGCTACTCTTCTGGAACGTGATCGTCGGTGCGGGTTATATCGCTGGACAGATATCCTACCTTTTCCTCACTTGTCCCGACGGCACCATGCCGTTGGTGAAGGGTCGCCTAAATCTGACGACGGACTGTAACAGCCACTGCCACTGCGACGGGATCCCTTACAGTCCGATCTGTCAGGAAGACACGGGCATTACATTCTTTTCCGCCTGTCATGCTGGTTGCGATCGGTGGCACATGGCCGAAAAGTATTACGACAGTTGTTCCTGCCAGAATGAAAACTACTCCCCAATCACAAAACTACCCTGGGACCGTTCGGCAACTACGCAATACACACGAACAACTAACCCTTATGATTCAAATGCCAATACACCTGGAGCGAGTCAAGGCACCACGACGCAAAGTTGGACAACTTCAACCACAATCGGTACGAGTTCGTCAACATTCGAACAGCCGGATGCAACGTTGCCAAACATAGGAGCAGACGCAATCAAATTATTAGCTGGAAATGAACCAGTGGTCAACTATACTCTCTCACACGACGAACTGAAGGAGGATCCCAATCCGGCGCACACAGACGGTCCCGATGAACAGTCGGAAACTGCCGGAAAGACTGATGAAGTGGAGGATGCAGAGACCACCTTGCCTCCTCTGACGGAAGGCAACTCCGAGGATGCTACGGAACCACCTGTCGAACTAtccagaagaagaaaacgagcTGTGGACGAGCAACAATATACGACAACGACGACTTCAAGCCCACCGGACAGCATACTGTACACGGCGAAACTGATACCTGGAGCATGTATAAAAGGCTGTGCCATGGGTTTCTATCTCTTCTCCATCATCTCCAGCATCATCAACTGTTTGGGTGCATCGGGACGAATCGGCAATCTACTGGTGAATTACCG ATGCGTCTCGAAACAGGACAAGTCCTTCACCCAAGGTTTGATACTGATGATGATCAGTCTGTTCGCGTTGATTCCCGGTCCAATCATCTACGGTAGAATCATCGACAGTACGTGTTTGGTGTGGACGGAGGAGTGCGGCAAACGTGGCAACTGTCAGCTGTACGATCAGAAGCTGTTTCGGTATTATATCAACATAACAGCACTAT GCCTGACATCTGTTGGAGTATTCTTCGACGGTTTAGTGTGGTGGTACGGCAAAACGTTAGACCTGTACGGGGAACGTGAAATagccgagcagcagcaacggcaacagcagcaacagcaacagaacaACAAAGTTCACCCAGAGCCGATCAGTAATCATGCGTTTAAACATGATACGTGA